One window of the Paenarthrobacter ureafaciens genome contains the following:
- a CDS encoding TetR/AcrR family transcriptional regulator — MPKIVDAEVRRQEVVQAVFRIIASDGLHRASLREVADEAGLAVGSVRHYFASSDELLVYSFASVVDRIVARLEAALALVEDSEGAEHHNAVLNLLGQLLPLDEESAVDACVWMAFRQAARITPVLAPEAERSHRSVAAVIGRLMVLLRPQDVDNPQALVTEAERLLATVDGLCMHALLQPEWMTAAMCSDVLEAHLQTLQAASARV, encoded by the coding sequence GTGCCCAAAATTGTTGATGCCGAAGTCCGGCGCCAGGAAGTTGTCCAAGCCGTATTTCGCATCATTGCCAGCGACGGCTTGCATAGGGCATCACTCCGCGAGGTGGCCGATGAAGCGGGGCTCGCCGTCGGATCGGTCCGCCACTATTTCGCCAGCAGCGATGAACTCCTGGTGTACTCCTTCGCCTCCGTTGTGGACCGGATTGTTGCCCGCCTGGAAGCGGCTCTGGCGCTGGTAGAAGATAGTGAGGGCGCTGAACACCACAATGCCGTTCTGAACCTCCTGGGTCAGCTCCTGCCCTTGGATGAGGAATCGGCCGTGGACGCCTGCGTATGGATGGCTTTCCGGCAGGCAGCGCGGATCACCCCGGTGTTGGCCCCCGAAGCCGAACGCAGCCACCGTTCGGTCGCCGCCGTCATCGGCCGGTTGATGGTGCTGTTGCGTCCACAGGACGTCGACAACCCGCAGGCGCTGGTGACGGAAGCGGAACGCCTCCTGGCCACTGTGGACGGATTATGCATGCATGCGCTGTTGCAGCCTGAATGGATGACCGCGGCCATGTGCAGCGACGTCCTGGAAGCACACCTCCAAACCCTTCAGGCGGCTTCGGCCCGGGTCTAA
- a CDS encoding IS481 family transposase codes for MSYVTHANADLTPKARAKLARLVVEEGWTLRRAAERFQCSPATAKKWVDRYRVRGEDGMADASSRPRRSPKRTPVRTERRIVGLRFNRRWGPHRIAAHLGLARSTVGKVLTRYRMPRLACLDQGTGLPVRTPAPQRYEHENPGDLIHVDIKKLGRIPDGGGHRALGRAKGQRNRRAGTGYAYLHHAVDDHTRLAYSEILNDEKKETAAAFWLRAAAFFAAHGITVKAVLTDNGSCYRSRTFAAALGPHLKHRRTRPYRPQTNGKVERFNRTLATEWAYARPYTSETERAATYPAWLHHYNHHRTHTGIGGKTPISRVHNLSGNYT; via the coding sequence TTGTCCTACGTTACCCATGCCAACGCCGATCTGACACCTAAGGCCAGGGCGAAGCTGGCCCGTTTGGTCGTTGAGGAGGGCTGGACGTTGCGCCGGGCCGCGGAACGTTTTCAATGCTCACCAGCGACGGCCAAGAAGTGGGTGGACCGCTACAGGGTCCGTGGTGAGGACGGCATGGCTGACGCGTCCTCCCGCCCGCGGCGGAGCCCGAAACGCACCCCCGTACGCACCGAACGCCGCATTGTGGGGTTGAGGTTCAATCGGCGGTGGGGACCGCACCGGATAGCGGCCCACCTGGGCTTGGCCCGCTCCACCGTCGGCAAGGTCCTGACCCGGTACCGGATGCCCCGGCTGGCCTGTCTGGATCAGGGCACCGGTCTGCCCGTTCGCACACCTGCACCGCAGCGCTACGAGCACGAGAACCCCGGAGACCTGATCCACGTGGACATCAAGAAGCTTGGGCGCATCCCCGACGGCGGCGGACACCGCGCCCTCGGACGCGCCAAGGGGCAGCGGAACCGCCGTGCCGGGACCGGTTATGCCTACCTGCATCATGCCGTCGATGACCACACCCGGCTCGCGTACTCCGAAATCCTCAACGACGAAAAGAAGGAAACGGCCGCCGCCTTCTGGCTGCGAGCCGCCGCATTCTTCGCCGCCCACGGCATCACCGTCAAAGCGGTGCTCACGGACAACGGGTCCTGCTACCGCTCCCGGACCTTCGCAGCAGCCCTGGGACCGCACCTCAAACACCGGCGCACCCGCCCCTACCGACCCCAAACCAACGGCAAGGTGGAACGCTTCAACCGCACCCTCGCCACCGAATGGGCCTACGCCCGGCCCTACACCTCAGAAACCGAGCGCGCCGCCACCTACCCGGCATGGCTCCACCATTACAATCATCACCGAACCCATACCGGCATCGGAGGCAAAACCCCCATCAGCCGCGTTCACAACCTCAGTGGGAATTACACCTAG
- a CDS encoding IS1182 family transposase — translation MQGREDAQRGYLDVEALAGELLAPGSVFAFLAKNRGRLFPDSVMEDLFPSRRGRPSVPAPVIGSVLVLQALQGLSDRETAEALTYDLRWKAACGYGLTDTAFHPSTLTYWRRRLAASGNPHRIMEAIAEVITETGVLVGKRRRAVDSTVLDDAVARQDTITQLIAAVRRFGRDIPGGKHLVATHAAGYDYTRTGKPDIAWDDQDAKDGLITALVTDALALLAAVDPESLEGRAAEAYALLALVAGQDVEPADDSDGTDGRWRIARKVAPDRMISTVDPDTRHAHKTQARQQDGFKAHIVIEPDTGLITAAELTKASGPENSDGSVGARLVTNDHTITGSIQVLADSAYGSGEMLAALTLSGHAPIIKPWPLRPAVEGGFSLDDFTVDEAAGTATCPNGLTRPISTKRRVTFGAACAGCPLRTRCTTSPRGRKLVLHEHDALQREHRQRAKDQDFQDQYRAHRPMVERSIAWLTRGNRRVRHRGISRNNAWLQLRIAGLNLRRLLNLGLTTNEGSWAIG, via the coding sequence ATGCAAGGACGCGAGGACGCGCAACGCGGGTATTTGGATGTGGAGGCACTGGCCGGGGAGTTGTTGGCCCCGGGTAGTGTCTTCGCTTTTCTGGCCAAGAACAGGGGGCGGTTGTTCCCGGATTCGGTGATGGAGGACTTGTTTCCGTCGCGGCGGGGCCGGCCCTCGGTTCCGGCGCCGGTGATCGGCTCGGTGCTGGTGTTGCAGGCTTTGCAGGGTTTATCGGACCGGGAAACGGCGGAGGCGTTGACGTACGATCTGCGGTGGAAGGCTGCGTGTGGTTACGGGCTGACCGATACGGCGTTTCATCCGTCCACGCTGACGTACTGGCGCAGGCGTCTGGCCGCGTCGGGGAACCCGCATCGGATCATGGAGGCCATCGCCGAGGTCATCACCGAGACCGGGGTCCTGGTGGGCAAGCGCCGGCGGGCTGTGGACTCCACGGTCCTCGATGACGCGGTCGCGAGGCAGGACACCATCACCCAGTTGATCGCCGCGGTCCGCCGTTTCGGCCGCGATATCCCCGGCGGGAAGCACCTCGTGGCCACCCATGCGGCCGGGTATGACTACACCCGCACTGGCAAACCGGACATCGCTTGGGATGACCAGGACGCCAAGGACGGATTGATCACTGCGCTGGTCACCGACGCGCTGGCTTTGCTGGCCGCCGTCGATCCCGAATCCCTCGAGGGCAGGGCCGCTGAGGCGTACGCGCTGCTGGCCCTGGTCGCGGGGCAGGACGTGGAACCGGCCGATGATTCGGACGGCACTGACGGGCGGTGGCGGATTGCCCGGAAGGTCGCCCCGGACCGGATGATCTCCACCGTGGATCCCGATACCCGGCATGCCCATAAGACCCAAGCCCGGCAGCAGGACGGGTTCAAAGCCCACATCGTGATCGAGCCCGATACCGGGCTGATTACCGCAGCGGAACTGACGAAAGCCTCCGGGCCGGAGAACAGCGACGGGTCCGTTGGTGCCCGGCTGGTCACCAATGACCACACGATCACTGGCAGCATTCAGGTTCTGGCTGATTCGGCCTACGGGTCCGGGGAAATGCTCGCCGCCCTGACCCTGAGCGGGCATGCTCCGATCATCAAACCCTGGCCGCTGCGCCCTGCCGTCGAGGGCGGGTTCAGCCTTGATGACTTCACCGTCGACGAAGCAGCCGGGACCGCGACCTGCCCGAACGGGCTCACCCGGCCCATCAGCACCAAACGCCGGGTCACGTTCGGTGCCGCGTGCGCCGGCTGCCCGCTCAGGACCCGGTGCACCACTTCGCCACGGGGCCGGAAACTCGTCCTGCACGAACACGACGCGTTGCAGCGCGAGCACCGTCAACGCGCTAAGGACCAGGACTTCCAGGACCAATACCGCGCCCACCGGCCCATGGTCGAACGCTCCATCGCCTGGCTGACCCGCGGCAACCGCCGCGTCCGGCACCGCGGGATCAGCCGGAACAACGCCTGGCTCCAACTCCGGATCGCCGGACTGAACCTGCGACGGCTGCTCAACCTCGGACTCACCACGAACGAAGGCTCCTGGGCGATCGGATGA
- the dapD gene encoding 2,3,4,5-tetrahydropyridine-2,6-dicarboxylate N-succinyltransferase yields MTETASSAVPVTASVNDRSAYGFGLATIATSASGEATVLDVWYPSPALGVAAETLGDVDNADPALTALAEDGKDADRGTEQKVVFAQIDLDAAPADTADAYLRLHLLSHRLVKPNSINLDGIFGKLPNVVWTNFGPAAVEGFELTRARLRKRGNVVVYGVDKFPRMVDYVVPTGVRIADADRVRLGAHLAEGTTVMHEGFVNFNAGTLGTSMVEGRISAGVVAGDGTDVGGGASIMGTLSGGGKEKIALGERVLLGANSGVGISIGDDSVVEAGLYVTAGTRVRVPGPKDENGEDTSQIIKAVELSGVPNLLFRRNSTTGGVEVLPRKGQTVELNEALHAN; encoded by the coding sequence ATGACTGAAACTGCTTCTTCCGCTGTGCCCGTAACCGCGTCCGTTAACGACCGATCAGCTTACGGATTCGGCCTCGCCACGATCGCTACCTCGGCCTCCGGGGAAGCAACCGTACTGGATGTCTGGTACCCCTCCCCCGCGTTGGGCGTAGCAGCCGAAACCCTGGGGGACGTCGACAACGCCGACCCGGCACTGACTGCCCTCGCCGAGGACGGCAAGGACGCCGACCGCGGCACCGAGCAGAAGGTGGTGTTCGCCCAGATCGACTTGGACGCTGCCCCGGCCGATACGGCTGACGCCTACCTCCGCCTGCACCTGCTTTCACACCGCTTGGTCAAGCCGAACAGCATCAACCTGGACGGAATCTTCGGCAAGCTCCCCAACGTTGTCTGGACCAACTTCGGACCGGCCGCCGTGGAGGGCTTCGAGCTGACGCGCGCACGCCTGCGCAAGCGTGGCAACGTGGTGGTCTACGGCGTGGACAAGTTCCCCCGCATGGTGGACTACGTCGTCCCCACCGGCGTTCGCATCGCCGACGCCGACCGCGTCCGCTTGGGTGCCCACCTTGCCGAAGGCACCACTGTGATGCACGAAGGCTTCGTCAACTTCAACGCCGGCACCCTGGGCACGTCCATGGTCGAAGGCCGTATCTCCGCAGGCGTAGTGGCCGGCGACGGCACCGACGTCGGTGGCGGCGCGTCCATCATGGGCACGCTGTCCGGTGGCGGCAAGGAGAAGATCGCCCTGGGCGAGAGGGTCCTGTTGGGCGCCAACTCGGGTGTAGGCATCAGCATCGGTGACGACTCCGTGGTGGAGGCGGGCCTCTACGTGACCGCCGGCACGCGGGTCCGCGTGCCGGGCCCCAAGGACGAGAACGGCGAGGACACCAGCCAGATCATTAAGGCCGTGGAGCTTTCCGGTGTCCCCAACCTCCTGTTCCGCCGCAACTCCACCACCGGTGGCGTCGAGGTCCTGCCCCGCAAGGGCCAGACCGTGGAATTGAACGAGGCTTTGCACGCCAACTAG
- the dapE gene encoding succinyl-diaminopimelate desuccinylase, producing the protein MTLNSAPALLDLRQDVALLTSAIIDINSVSGNETELADAVEAALRALPRYTVVRDGDAIIARTELGRPERVILAGHLDTVPLPTVPGSLGTVPATWESGVPGEGILFGRGTTDMKGGVAVQLALAATLFDGGREPDRDVTFVFYDHEEVEAVKSGLGRLVRNHGDLLDGDFAILLEPTHGTVEGGCNGTSRFEATTLGETAHSARAWMGSNAIHAAAPILSRLAAYEPRTINVDGLDYRESLNAVKINGGTAGNVIPDRCVVEINYRFAPDKTPDEAEAHVRELLEGFEVVRTDAAAGARPGLNHPAAASFVAAVGAEPKPKYGWTDVARFSELGIPAVNFGPGDPLLAHKDNEHVDADAIRECLRALRTWLGQ; encoded by the coding sequence GTGACCCTGAACTCCGCACCTGCCCTCCTCGACCTGCGCCAGGACGTCGCTTTACTGACTTCGGCCATTATTGATATCAACAGCGTCTCCGGCAACGAGACCGAACTGGCAGATGCGGTGGAAGCCGCCCTGCGCGCCCTGCCCCGGTACACAGTGGTGCGCGACGGCGACGCCATCATTGCCCGAACGGAGCTGGGCCGCCCGGAGCGCGTCATCCTCGCAGGCCACTTGGACACCGTCCCGCTTCCCACGGTCCCCGGTTCGCTGGGAACCGTGCCTGCAACCTGGGAGTCGGGGGTCCCCGGCGAGGGCATACTCTTCGGCCGCGGCACCACGGATATGAAGGGCGGGGTTGCCGTGCAGCTCGCCTTGGCGGCAACACTGTTCGACGGCGGCCGGGAACCTGACCGGGACGTCACGTTTGTTTTCTACGACCACGAGGAAGTGGAGGCCGTCAAGAGCGGCCTTGGCCGGTTGGTACGGAACCACGGCGATCTACTGGACGGCGACTTCGCCATCCTCCTGGAACCCACCCACGGCACGGTGGAAGGTGGCTGCAACGGCACCAGCCGCTTCGAAGCAACCACGCTGGGAGAAACGGCGCATTCGGCCCGCGCGTGGATGGGCAGCAACGCCATCCATGCTGCAGCTCCCATCCTTTCCCGGCTGGCTGCCTATGAACCGCGCACCATCAACGTGGACGGTCTCGACTATAGGGAAAGCCTCAACGCCGTGAAGATCAACGGCGGAACGGCCGGAAACGTCATCCCGGACCGCTGCGTGGTGGAGATCAACTACCGTTTTGCGCCGGACAAGACTCCGGATGAAGCCGAAGCCCACGTGCGGGAACTGCTGGAAGGCTTCGAGGTCGTCCGTACCGACGCCGCAGCTGGTGCGCGTCCCGGCCTGAACCACCCCGCCGCAGCGTCCTTCGTGGCCGCAGTGGGAGCCGAGCCGAAGCCCAAATACGGCTGGACCGACGTCGCGCGCTTCAGTGAGTTGGGCATCCCGGCGGTGAACTTCGGACCCGGAGACCCGCTGCTGGCGCACAAGGACAATGAACACGTCGACGCCGATGCCATCCGTGAGTGCCTGCGTGCCCTGAGGACGTGGCTGGGTCAGTAG